One genomic segment of Helianthus annuus cultivar XRQ/B chromosome 14, HanXRQr2.0-SUNRISE, whole genome shotgun sequence includes these proteins:
- the LOC110908608 gene encoding serine hydroxymethyltransferase 4 — MDPVNVWGNTPLDAADPEIFDLIEKEKRRQCRGIELIASENFTSFAVIEALGSPLTNKYSEGMPGNRYYGGNEYIDQIENLCRSRALQAYRLDPTKWGVNVQPYSGSPANFAAYTALLNPHDRIMGLDLPSGGHLTHGYYTSGGKKISATSIYFESLPYKVSKETGYIDYDKMEEKALDFRPKLIICGGSAYPRDWDYKRIREIADKVGSLMLCDMAHISGLVAAQEAADPFEYCDVVTTTTHKSLRGPRAGMIFYRKGPKPPKKGQPEDAVYDFEDKINFAVFPALQGGPHNHQIGALAVALKQAMSPGFKAYAKQVRANAVALGNYLMSKDYKLVTGGTENHLVLWDLRPLGLTGNKVEKLCDLANITVNKNAVFGDSSALAPGGVRIGTPAMTSRGLVEKDFEQIGEFLHRAIQITLSIQKEFGKLLKDFNKGLVNNKDIEQLKADVEKFSGSFDMPGFSLADMKYKD; from the exons ATGGATCCCGTTAATGTGTGGGGCAACACCCCCCTAGACGCCGCCGACCCAGAGATCTTCGACCTCATTGAGAAAGAAAAACGCCGCCAGTGTCGCGGAATCGAACTAATCGCATCCGAAAACTTCACTTCATTCGCCGTCATCGAAGCCTTAGGCTCCCCATTAACCAACAAATACTCCGAAGGCATGCCCGGCAACCGTTACTACGGCGGCAATGAGTACATCGACCAAATCGAAAACCTCTGCCGCTCACGCGCCTTACAAGCCTACCGTCTTGACCCCACCAAATGGGGTGTCAATGTTCAACCGTATTCTGGATCTCCCGCCAATTTCGCAGCCTATACTGCTTTGTTGAACCCCCATGATCGGATCATGGGTCTGGATCTGCCTTCAG GTGGGCATTTGACGCATGGATACTATACATCTGGTGGGAAGAAGATAAGTGCGACTTCGATTTACTTCGAGAGTTTGCCGTATAAGGTGAGTAAGGAGACTGGGTACATTGATTATGACAAGATGGAGGAGAAAGCTTTGGACTTTAGACCTAAGTTGATTATCTGTGGTGGGAGTGCTTACCCTAGAGATTGGGATTATAAGAGGATTAGGGAGATTGCTGATAAGGTTGGCTCCCTCATGCTTTGTGATATGGCTCATATTAGTGGCCTTGTTGCTGCTCAG GAAGCTGCAGATCCGTTTGAGTACTGTGATGTAGTCACAACCACCACTCACAAGAGTCTAAGGGGACCAAGAGCGGGTATGATCTTCTACCGTAAAGGTCCAAAACCACCGAAGAAGGGTCAACCAGAAGATGCAGTTTATGACTTTGAAGACAAGATCAATTTCGCTGTTTTCCCTGCCCTTCAAGGTGGTCCCCACAACCACCAGATCGGTGCACTAGCCGTTGCCTTGAAACAAGCCATGTCACCCGGATTCAAGGCTTATGCTAAGCAGGTTAGAGCCAATGCGGTTGCTCTTGGTAACTACTTGATGAGCAAAGACTACAAACTTGTCACCGGTGGAACCGAAAACCATCTTGTTTTGTGGGATCTTCGTCCTCTTGGCTTGACCGGAAACAAGGTTGAGAAGCTTTGTGATCTTGCAAACATTACCGTCAACAAGAATGCCGTGTTTGGTGACAGTAGTGCTTTGGCTCCCGGAGGTGTTCGTATTG GTACACCTGCAATGACATCAAGGGGTTTAGTTGAGAAGGATTTTGAACAAATTGGCGAGTTTCTTCACCGCGCTATTCAAATCACTCTAAGCATCCAGAAGGAGTTTGGGAAATTGTTGAAGGATTTCAACAAGGGTTTGGTGAACAACAAGGATATTGAACAACTTAAGGCTGACGTCGAGAAGTTTTCTGGGTCGTTTGACATGCCCGGGTTCTCGTTGGCCGACATGAAGTACAAGGATTAA
- the LOC118479316 gene encoding uncharacterized protein LOC118479316 codes for MAASCTGSTSMPTSPQVSASFAPAVSCIMPIPSSTVSIAVTSEPLPSLRSGGFDTTLPESPKDMFAGFDTNAAAASTAHEATSVGGGDNRASSSGIADDGARLIDDLFIPTVCWDPHAQDKRYQPQWKIAESSRLIFPPVVQHWVERAYPPAEAAYVEGLNNEDLMNSSISDSVTLPRRLVEIRRRWVRDNTQLHEARVIIQELRDDKHRLESQLQTAGLKEARFLSEKNKAEEDLRRVTEHLAEERILWARDMAEKDRVLAQAKNVQEELERKAVAEAQKVQERYQDLTTEVETCHTKIRLMQGELEEREAKFKEMQDHCDSLVTQNNKLAASSSSKLREVEDALAQSHAEIDDLTNQLAAMRGDRNWLITNGLVGAFEFLRESSHFTSLIDRLSAAAYQAGHHDGVLKGYMDCQQAERVPPDFQTLKNKLQADMAKALEAAYTEPLPCYGDLMDKVNEDGIDSLRLMLDPADESEED; via the exons ATGGCGGCGTCTTGTACTGGTAGTACCAGCATGCCTACGAGTCCACAAGTTTCAGCGTCATTCGCTCCCGCTGTGAGCTGCATCATGCCCATTCCTAGTTCTACGGTATCCATAGCCGTAACTTCCGAGCCGCTGCCCTCGCTTCGATCAGGTGGTTTTGACACAACCCTTCCTGAATCGCCCAAGGACATGTTTGCTGGTTTTGACACCAATGCTGCTGCCGCGTCGACCGCGCATGAGGCAACTAGCGTGGGTGGAGGCGATAATCGTGCGTCGAGCAGCGGCATTGCTGACGATGGTGCCCGCTTGATTGATGATTTGTTTATACCTACCGTTTGTTGGGATCCTCATGCCCAGGATAAACGTTACCAGCCTCAATGGAAGATTGCTGAATCTTCCCGACTTATCTTTCCTCCAGTTGTCCAACATTGGGTTGAGAGGGCGTACCCCCCCGCTGAAGCGGCGTATGTTGAGGGGTTAAACAATGAGGATTTGATGAATTCGTCTATATCAGATTCTGTGACCCTACCTCGCCGGTTGGTAGAGATACGGCGCCGGTGGGTGCGTGATAACACCCAACTTCATGAGGCCCGGGTCATTATCCAAGAACTGAGGGATGACAAGCATCGCCTCGAAAGTCAACTGCAGACCGCTGGGTTGAAAGAGGCCCGATTTCTGTCAGAGAAGAATAAGGCCGAGGAGGATTTGCGGAGGGTAACTGAACATCTCGCTGAGGAAAGGATCTTATGGGCCCGCGATATGGCGGAAAAAGATAGGGTTTTGGCTCAAGCGAAAAATGTACAAGAGGAGTTGGAACGCAAGGCTGTGGCAGAGGCTCAGAAG GTTCAGGAGCGGTACCAGGATTTGACAACCGAAGTAGAGACCTGTCATACCAAGATCCGACTGATGCAGGGAGAGTTGGAGGAGCGTGAGGCAAAATTCAAGGAGATGCAAGATCATTGTGATTCCCTTGTCACCCAAAACAATAAGCTTGCTGCATCGTCGTCTTCGAAGTTAAGGGAGGTGGAGGACGCGCTGGCACAATCCCATGCAGAGATCGATGATTTGACCAACCAGCTAGCGGCTATGCGGGGAGACAGGAATTGGTTGATAACTAATGGGCTAGTGGGGGCGTTTGAATTTCTGCGTGAGTCGTCCCACTTTACTAGCCTGATTGACCGTCTTTCCGCCGCTGCCTACCAAGCTGGTCATCATGATGGTGTACTTAAAGGCTACATGGACTGCCAGCAAGCGGAAAGAGTCCCGCCGGACTTCCAAACCCTCAAAAATAAGTTACAGGCTGATATGGCGAAGGCTCTTGAAGCTGCGTACACCGAACCTCTACCTTGCTATGGCGATCTGATGGATAAAGTTAATGAAGATGGAATAGACTCGCTACGTCTGATGCTGGACCCTGCGGACGAGTCCGAAGAAGACTGA
- the LOC110906890 gene encoding uncharacterized protein LOC110906890 produces the protein MASKTTESSSAASMDVLLCKWGVMSFNNLVHDYGIRAEWNPVLPSKTDTAFPLKAGKITLFSDFFKFCNFRLPITKFLKLVLDFYRIHISQIHPLGLVKLRQFEYACVALGHIPELIVFRAFFVLVWKSPFFTFDRRDTEVSCLREIPTSSRDKDWKKKFFYLDASAIPGEMHWQDKGPKDKVKDDAPPADSYASNALYVKLCGRPFECTIIPEGALVMAGMSLLWPDIRRYPSFQREDGGEWGMFDFVDPPRHLALKPNDRRLDEGEPDVLKVHLEQFLLPAMPTDPLEYIAPLSGMAAATSASSEKKPIRLKLSGRKPAATTVSVPVMEETPNASREVSLTSDLTSPGRASKKRKIFVAPTLSAFQAVQAACAISPGILF, from the exons ATGGCTTCAAAAACGACCGAGTCCTCTTCCGCCGCTTCCATGGACGTACTACTGTGCAAATGGGGCGTGATGTCTTTCAACAATTTGGTCCATGATTATGGCATTAGGGCTGAATGGAATCCTGTGTTGCCGTCAAAAACCGACACCGCCTTTCCCCTGAAAGCAGGTAAAATCACTTTGTTTAGTGATTTTTTCAAGTTTTGCAACTTCCGGTTACCCATCAccaaatttttgaaattggtgcTTGATTTCTACCGCATCCACATTTCTCAAATTCATCCTCTTGGCCTTGTGAAACTTCGACAATTTGAGTATGCCTGCGTAGCTCTTGGTCATATCCCAGAACTGATCGTCTTTAGGGCTTTCTTCGTACTTGTGTGGAAATCCCCTTTCTTTACCTTTGATCGGCGGGATACCGAAGTATCATGTCTGAGGGAGATCCCTACAAGTTCTAGAGACAAGGATTGGAAGAAAAAATTCTTCTACCTGGATGCCAGTGCTATTCCCGGGGAAATGCATTGGCAAGATAAAGGACCGAAGGATAAAGTGAAGGATGATGCTCCCCCTGCAGATTCGTACGCGTCAAATGCGCTGTATGTAAAACTGTGTGGCCGCCCCTTTGAGTGCACTATTATTCCAGAAGGGGCGCTAGTGATGGCCGGTATGAGCCTGTTATGGCCGGATATAAGGCGTTATCCCTCATTCCAACGGGAAGATGGAG GGGAGTGGGGGATGTTTGACTTTGTTGATCCACCACGTCACCTGGCGTTGAAACCCAACGACCGGAGACTTGATGAAGGGGAACCAGATGTGTTGAAAGTGCATCTGGAACAATTTCTTCTACCGGCGATGCCAACGGATCCCTTGGAGTATATCGCTCCCTTGTCGGGTATGGCGGCCGCTACTTCAGCATCATCAGAGAAGAAACCTATTCGGCTAAAGCTGTCTGGGAGAAAACCTGCAGCAACCACTGTCAGCGTGCCCGTGATGGAAGAGACGCCCAACGCGAGTCGTGAAGTTTCCTTAACTTCCGACCTGACCAGTCCTGGCCGTGCTTCGAAAAAGAGGAAAATCTTTGTGGCACCTACGCTGAGCGCGTTTCAGGCGGTGCAAGCCGCATGTGCAATTTCACCAggtattttattttaa
- the LOC118486507 gene encoding uncharacterized protein LOC118486507, whose protein sequence is MSTSSNSSCNTNRIPKIFMVDMDGKLHCHHEIRAVIRVAGRRSVRCGAEFYGCSQWPRDDCKFFMWKKDFDKLFEVHSTCSSSAVTRSDAMTGNEYNLQLRNNLLSQENNMLKRQICAKEFMLKQQFMFSLFVIIAMLFYVVYRI, encoded by the exons ATGTCTACTTCTTCCAACTCTTCATGTAATACCAACCGAATCCCTAAAATATTCATGGTGGACATGGATGGGAAGTTGCATTGTCATCACGAGATCAGAGCTGTTATTCGCGTAGCAGGAAGGAGAAGTGTTCGATGTGGTGCTGAATTTTACGGTTGCTCACAATGGCCG CGAGACGACTGCAAGTTCTTTATGTGGAAAAAAGATTTCGACAAATTATTCGAAGTTCATTCAACTTGCAGCTCAAGTGCAGTTACAAGAAGTGATGCTATGACCGGGAATGAATATAATTTGCAATTGCGGAACAACTTGCTATCTCAAGAGAACAATATGTTGAAACGACAAATTTGTGCGAAAGAATTCATGTTGaagcagcagtttatgtttagtttGTTTGTTATCATTGCCATGTTGTTTTACGTAGTGTATCGAATTTAA